Proteins from a genomic interval of Kitasatospora herbaricolor:
- a CDS encoding GNAT family N-acetyltransferase encodes MTTAPVRGQHRGVTQSLITDRLVLRVLTPDDAGHLTALDADPRVMRHLTGGRATPGEVVEREVLPRMLGCRDRHASLGYFAAEERAGGAFVGWFEFRPVDERNPLDEVELGYRLRHAAWGRGYATEGALALLRRGFTELGVRRVTATTMAVNTGSRRVMEKAGLRHVRTFHESWPDPIEGAEHGDVEYALEAADWIRAQTASGGPSGILGA; translated from the coding sequence ATGACAACGGCCCCGGTCCGGGGCCAGCATCGGGGCGTGACGCAATCCCTCATCACCGACCGCCTGGTGCTGCGCGTCCTCACCCCGGACGACGCCGGCCACCTGACGGCCCTGGACGCGGACCCGCGGGTGATGCGCCACCTCACCGGCGGGCGCGCCACCCCCGGGGAGGTGGTCGAGCGCGAGGTGCTGCCCCGGATGCTCGGCTGCCGGGACCGGCACGCCTCGCTCGGGTACTTCGCCGCCGAGGAGCGGGCCGGCGGGGCCTTCGTGGGCTGGTTCGAGTTCCGGCCGGTGGACGAGCGGAACCCGCTGGACGAGGTCGAGCTCGGCTACCGGCTGCGGCACGCGGCCTGGGGCCGCGGCTACGCCACCGAGGGAGCGCTGGCCCTGCTGCGCCGCGGCTTCACCGAACTGGGCGTGCGACGGGTGACGGCTACCACGATGGCGGTCAACACGGGCTCGCGCCGGGTGATGGAGAAGGCCGGGCTGCGCCACGTCCGGACCTTCCACGAGAGCTGGCCGGACCCGATCGAGGGGGCCGAGCACGGCGACGTCGAGTACGCCCTGGAGGCGGCGGACTGGATCCGGGCGCAGACGGCCTCCGGCGGCCCGTCCGGGATACTGGGCGCATGA
- a CDS encoding regulatory protein RecX, protein MEEESGPAGAGGPDSAPATPSRGRAAAGRRAGRPAPGRPPFGDTGADHDPEDDAGRLADEQHADDHDREYGGRAGGRRSGGRRQKDRSAGEREPAAARREEPADPAGRARDICLRLLTGTAKTRKQLADALRKREIPDEVADEVLTRLEEVGLIDDAAYADAWVESRHAARGLARRALAQELRTRGVAGELVEQAMARLGPDEEAQAARALVERKLRATKGLDRQARTRRLVGMLARRGYSEGLAYRVVREALGEEDDDPGTGDW, encoded by the coding sequence CTGGAGGAGGAGTCCGGCCCGGCGGGTGCGGGCGGGCCTGACTCCGCCCCGGCCACGCCCTCCCGGGGCCGGGCCGCGGCAGGCAGGCGGGCCGGCCGCCCGGCTCCCGGACGTCCGCCCTTCGGCGACACCGGGGCCGACCACGACCCGGAGGACGATGCGGGGCGGCTCGCCGACGAGCAGCACGCCGACGACCACGACCGGGAGTACGGCGGGCGGGCCGGTGGCCGCCGCTCCGGCGGGCGCCGGCAGAAGGACCGCTCGGCCGGCGAGCGTGAGCCGGCGGCCGCCCGGCGGGAGGAGCCGGCCGACCCGGCGGGCCGGGCCAGGGACATCTGCCTGCGCCTGCTCACCGGCACGGCCAAGACCCGCAAGCAGCTCGCGGACGCGCTGCGCAAGCGCGAGATCCCGGACGAGGTCGCCGATGAGGTGCTCACCCGACTCGAAGAGGTCGGGCTGATCGACGATGCCGCCTACGCCGACGCCTGGGTCGAGTCGCGGCACGCCGCCCGGGGGCTGGCCCGCCGGGCGCTGGCGCAGGAGCTGCGGACCAGGGGCGTGGCCGGTGAGCTGGTCGAGCAGGCGATGGCCCGGCTGGGCCCGGACGAGGAGGCGCAGGCGGCCCGCGCCCTGGTCGAGCGGAAGCTGCGCGCCACCAAGGGGCTGGACCGACAGGCCCGGACGCGCCGGCTGGTCGGCATGCTGGCCCGGCGGGGCTACTCGGAGGGCCTGGCCTACCGGGTGGTCCGCGAGGCACTGGGCGAGGAGGACGACGACCCGGGCACCGGCGACTGGTGA
- a CDS encoding S8 family peptidase has product MEQVHLAGGGTPGSRKGALRVLLVMLLTALVLGGAVPYVAGPGRSYLSYLVLAQQVDGSGSALAAEEARAAGGEVVQDYPQIGAVLAYATGGFAETVRARPGIAAVGATRTAPVPGPPRPLSGAGGFGSAASDSLDGPDTRDDESTATLPDPGEQDSWNVAMLGVGVRPGVETSAALLRTPAAERGVPGPEALHKVMVAVLDSGVDDTHPDLRGAVDPKSSASCADGRPDARAGAWRPDDGVTESGHGTHVAGIVGAVRDGHGVMGVAPGVRIGAVRLLGPLGQYYPENIVCGMIWAADHGAKAINNSYFADPWKYNCPQDPDQAAVVAAVSRAVEYARGKGAVVVASAGNDSQDLGAPRRDDRSPNDRVSGAPQSRELGTECIRLPGELPGVVTVTSVNRDGQPSAYTNFGRGKVSLAAPGGDPDSGVQGAVVSDWPGGQYTALAGTSMAAAHVTGAVAVAAVLHPDWNSEQLAALLANTAAAACPPVSRGCGDREYYGAGIVTLPR; this is encoded by the coding sequence ATGGAGCAGGTCCACCTGGCCGGCGGCGGCACCCCCGGGTCGCGCAAGGGCGCGCTCCGGGTGCTGCTCGTCATGCTGCTCACCGCCCTGGTGCTCGGCGGCGCCGTCCCCTACGTGGCCGGCCCCGGCCGCTCCTACCTCAGCTACCTGGTGCTCGCCCAGCAGGTGGACGGCTCGGGCTCGGCGCTCGCCGCCGAGGAGGCCCGGGCGGCCGGCGGCGAGGTCGTCCAGGACTACCCGCAGATCGGCGCCGTCCTCGCCTACGCCACCGGCGGCTTCGCCGAGACCGTCCGGGCCCGCCCCGGCATCGCCGCCGTCGGCGCCACCCGGACCGCCCCCGTGCCCGGCCCGCCCCGCCCGCTCAGCGGCGCCGGCGGTTTCGGCAGCGCCGCCTCGGACTCCCTGGACGGGCCCGACACCCGTGACGACGAGAGCACCGCGACACTGCCCGACCCGGGGGAGCAGGACAGCTGGAACGTCGCGATGCTCGGCGTGGGCGTCCGCCCCGGCGTGGAGACCTCCGCCGCGCTGCTGCGCACCCCGGCCGCCGAGCGGGGGGTGCCCGGCCCGGAGGCGCTGCACAAGGTGATGGTGGCGGTCCTCGACTCCGGGGTCGACGACACCCACCCCGACCTGCGCGGCGCCGTCGACCCCAAGAGTTCGGCCTCCTGCGCGGACGGCCGCCCCGACGCCCGGGCCGGCGCCTGGCGGCCCGACGACGGGGTCACCGAGAGCGGCCACGGCACCCACGTGGCCGGGATCGTCGGCGCGGTGCGCGACGGCCACGGCGTCATGGGGGTGGCGCCCGGCGTGCGGATCGGCGCCGTCCGGCTGCTCGGACCGCTCGGGCAGTACTACCCCGAGAACATCGTCTGCGGCATGATCTGGGCCGCCGACCACGGTGCGAAGGCGATCAACAACAGCTACTTCGCCGACCCGTGGAAGTACAACTGCCCGCAGGACCCGGACCAGGCCGCCGTGGTCGCCGCGGTGTCCCGGGCGGTCGAGTACGCGCGCGGCAAGGGCGCCGTGGTGGTCGCCTCGGCCGGCAACGACAGCCAGGACCTCGGCGCCCCCCGCCGGGACGACCGCAGCCCCAACGACCGGGTCTCCGGAGCGCCGCAGAGCCGCGAACTGGGCACCGAGTGCATCCGGCTGCCGGGCGAGCTGCCCGGCGTGGTCACCGTCACCTCGGTCAACCGCGACGGCCAGCCCTCCGCCTACACCAACTTCGGGCGCGGGAAGGTCTCGCTGGCCGCCCCCGGCGGGGACCCGGACTCCGGCGTCCAGGGCGCGGTCGTCTCCGACTGGCCCGGCGGCCAGTACACCGCGCTGGCCGGCACCTCGATGGCGGCCGCGCACGTGACCGGGGCGGTGGCCGTCGCGGCGGTGCTGCACCCCGACTGGAACTCCGAACAGCTCGCCGCGCTGCTGGCGAACACCGCGGCGGCCGCCTGCCCGCCGGTCAGCCGGGGCTGCGGGGACCGCGAGTACTACGGCGCCGGGATCGTCACCCTCCCGCGATGA
- a CDS encoding DUF3046 domain-containing protein, with product MRLTEFWRRMYEHFGEVYAESFASDHVMSELGGRTVRQALDAGWEAKDVWRVVCDTQGVSTLLR from the coding sequence ATGAGGCTGACCGAGTTCTGGCGACGGATGTACGAGCACTTCGGCGAGGTGTACGCGGAGTCCTTCGCGTCCGACCACGTGATGAGCGAGCTCGGCGGACGTACGGTGCGCCAGGCGCTGGACGCGGGCTGGGAGGCCAAGGACGTCTGGCGGGTGGTCTGCGACACCCAGGGCGTGTCGACGCTGCTGCGCTGA
- the recA gene encoding recombinase RecA — MAGTDREKALENALAQIERQFGKGSVMRLGDQSRAPIDVIPTGSTALDVALGVGGLPRGRVIEIYGPESSGKTTLTLHAAASAQKLGGTVAFVDAEHALDPEYARKLGVDTDSLLVSQPDTGEQALEITDMLIRSGAVDLIIIDSVAALVPRAEIEGEMGDSHVGLQARLMSQALRKIAGALNQSNTTAIFINQLREKIGVMFGSPETTTGGRALKFYASVRLDIRRIETLKDGTEAVGNRTRVKVVKNKVAAPFKQAEFDILYGHGISWEGGLIDMGVEHGFIRKAGAWYTYEGDQLGQGKENARNFLRDNPQLAEEIEKKIKEKLGIGPKSETPAEGAPAAEAADGAAKPITATAAKTAAAKKTAAAAKA, encoded by the coding sequence ATGGCAGGTACGGACCGCGAGAAGGCCCTTGAGAACGCACTCGCGCAGATTGAGCGGCAGTTCGGCAAGGGCTCGGTGATGCGCCTCGGCGACCAGTCCCGCGCCCCGATCGACGTGATCCCGACCGGCTCCACGGCGCTGGACGTGGCGCTCGGCGTCGGTGGTCTCCCGCGTGGCCGGGTGATCGAGATCTACGGCCCCGAGTCCTCCGGCAAGACCACGCTGACCCTGCACGCCGCGGCCAGCGCCCAGAAGCTCGGCGGCACGGTCGCCTTCGTGGACGCCGAGCACGCCCTCGACCCGGAGTACGCCAGGAAGCTCGGCGTGGACACCGACTCCCTGCTGGTCAGCCAGCCGGACACCGGTGAGCAGGCGCTGGAGATCACCGACATGCTGATCCGCTCCGGCGCGGTCGACCTGATCATCATCGACTCCGTCGCGGCGCTCGTCCCGCGGGCGGAGATCGAGGGCGAGATGGGCGACTCGCACGTCGGCCTGCAGGCCCGGCTGATGAGCCAGGCACTGCGGAAGATCGCCGGTGCGCTCAACCAGTCGAACACCACCGCGATCTTCATCAACCAGCTGCGCGAGAAGATCGGCGTCATGTTCGGCTCGCCCGAGACCACCACCGGTGGCCGCGCGCTGAAGTTCTACGCCTCGGTGCGGCTGGACATCCGCCGGATCGAGACCCTGAAGGACGGCACCGAGGCGGTCGGCAACCGCACCCGCGTCAAGGTCGTCAAGAACAAGGTCGCCGCGCCGTTCAAGCAGGCCGAGTTCGACATCCTCTACGGCCACGGCATCAGCTGGGAGGGCGGCCTGATCGACATGGGTGTCGAGCACGGCTTCATCCGCAAGGCCGGCGCCTGGTACACCTACGAGGGCGACCAGCTCGGCCAGGGCAAGGAGAACGCCCGTAACTTCCTGCGGGACAACCCGCAGCTGGCCGAGGAGATCGAGAAGAAGATCAAGGAGAAGCTGGGCATCGGCCCCAAGTCGGAGACCCCGGCCGAGGGTGCCCCGGCCGCCGAGGCCGCCGACGGCGCTGCCAAGCCGATCACCGCGACCGCCGCCAAGACGGCCGCGGCGAAGAAGACGGCGGCGGCCGCCAAGGCCTGA
- a CDS encoding AI-2E family transporter has translation MPRWLPRAMVLALVLVGLFQLADWAFHQLIDLFVMLLVSFFLSLALEPAVDRMAARGIRRGLGTFLVFVAVVVAIVGFLAALGTLLVDQVAKIAGDLPHLLDNLIAWVNRTFHQNLSLDQLQEKLLKDSGSIETYAQQAADNAWGVSSTLIGGLFKAFTVGLFTFYFTADGPRVRRTVCSLLPPAMQGEVLRAWEIALAKTGGYLYSRALLAVVSAAAHWIMFVVLDLPYAAALAVWVGVMSQFVPTIGTYLAGALPVLVALTVRPVDALWVLAFVVVYQQIENYLLHPRITARTVDVHPAVAFGSVIAGAALLGAVGALIAIPAAATLQGFVGTYVRRYEVATDPRIDRGEERRAARRERRRETARRLRRMVGGGQDRDDSRGGGPGGGPGGEGRKG, from the coding sequence ATGCCGCGCTGGCTCCCCAGGGCGATGGTGCTCGCCCTGGTGCTGGTCGGGCTGTTCCAACTGGCCGACTGGGCCTTCCATCAGCTGATCGACCTCTTCGTGATGCTGCTGGTCTCCTTCTTCCTCTCGCTGGCGCTGGAGCCCGCCGTCGACCGGATGGCCGCCCGCGGGATACGGCGCGGCCTGGGCACCTTCCTGGTGTTCGTCGCGGTGGTGGTGGCCATCGTCGGCTTCCTCGCCGCGCTGGGGACCCTGCTGGTCGACCAGGTGGCGAAGATCGCCGGCGACCTTCCGCACCTGCTCGACAACCTGATCGCCTGGGTCAACCGGACCTTCCACCAGAACCTCTCGCTGGACCAGCTGCAGGAGAAGCTCCTCAAGGACTCGGGCAGCATCGAGACCTACGCGCAGCAGGCCGCCGACAATGCCTGGGGGGTGTCCAGCACCCTGATCGGCGGGCTCTTCAAGGCCTTCACCGTGGGGCTGTTCACGTTCTACTTCACCGCCGACGGGCCCCGGGTCCGGCGCACGGTCTGCTCGCTGCTGCCGCCCGCGATGCAGGGCGAGGTACTGCGGGCCTGGGAGATCGCGCTGGCCAAGACCGGTGGCTACCTCTACTCGCGGGCGCTGCTCGCGGTCGTCTCGGCCGCGGCGCACTGGATCATGTTCGTGGTGCTCGACCTGCCGTACGCGGCCGCGCTGGCGGTCTGGGTCGGCGTGATGTCGCAGTTCGTGCCGACCATCGGCACCTATCTCGCGGGGGCCCTGCCGGTGCTGGTCGCACTGACCGTGCGACCGGTGGACGCGCTCTGGGTGCTGGCCTTCGTGGTGGTGTACCAGCAGATCGAGAACTACCTGCTGCACCCCAGGATCACCGCGCGGACGGTGGACGTGCACCCGGCGGTGGCCTTCGGCTCGGTGATCGCCGGTGCCGCGCTGCTCGGGGCGGTGGGTGCGCTGATCGCCATTCCGGCCGCGGCCACCCTGCAGGGATTCGTCGGGACGTACGTGCGCCGGTACGAGGTGGCCACCGACCCCCGCATCGACCGGGGCGAGGAGCGGCGCGCGGCCCGCCGCGAGCGCCGTCGGGAGACGGCGCGCCGGTTGCGGCGGATGGTGGGCGGCGGTCAGGACCGGGACGACTCCCGGGGTGGAGGGCCGGGCGGAGGGCCGGGTGGGGAGGGCCGGAAGGGCTAG